The Dioscorea cayenensis subsp. rotundata cultivar TDr96_F1 chromosome 19, TDr96_F1_v2_PseudoChromosome.rev07_lg8_w22 25.fasta, whole genome shotgun sequence genome includes a window with the following:
- the LOC120250216 gene encoding kinesin-like protein KIN-12G translates to MNRMPAVSEPGSAIRSRLRFQELSSGAESVPMELGGRDSDGDREAPVVAGSSGEGFELQEDPSFLKDNNVQVVIRIRPLSDTEMSLQGNNKCVRQDNCQTITWTGHPESRFTFDLVADENVSQEKLFKVAGVPMVENCMAGYNSCMFAYGQTGSGKTHTMLGDIEGGTRRHSVNCGMTPRVFEYLFSRIQKEKDTQRDEKLQFTCKCSFLEIYNEQILDLLDPSSANLQIREDARKGVYVENLTEFEVSSARDVLQQLVQGAANRKVASTNMNRASSRSHSVFTCVIESKWESQGITHHRFARLNLVDLAGSERQKSSGAEGDRLKEATNINKSLSTLGLVIMNLVSSSKKSLHVPYRDSKLTFLLQDSLGGNSKTTIIANISPSNCCGLETLSTLKFAQRAKFIRNNAIINEDASGDVLTLRLQIQQLKKEVNRLRNLVNDVNENQESESKTACSAGSPGIFKWDGGQGSFSPLTFDKRLSQRKEYEAVLAAAFRRDREKEVTLKAMAAEKQAAEQLATQRTEEVQSLKMRLRFREERIRRLEAVASGKLAAEAHLLQEKEEILKEIEVLRNQVDRNPEVTRFAMDNLRLKEELRRLQSFVEEGEREMMKEQITVLQDKLLEALDWKLMHEKESVQDLTLTWDSAVNEENELLHLQAIQNRREVEALRKNLNFCLEAKEKLERRVDDLESQLEEKRKTTNVPAEASQEPEITEPNFPGINSLSDDQIELKTMVDAIAMASQREAEAHETAIILAKENEEIRMKLKDLIEDNNKLIELYESTAAGCTGKLAQDTVQVESNEGQKNIREEFIMHDDSSHQNLCSDTRDVGYLENQLREMHEENEKLMVLYENAMQEKDEFKRMFFSNELMNVEPKEEICCPEKLVEMDQGNNDQNLGHAEPEEHTEQVEASEEKLQYVQTKLCEARLKLVTSADAIRASALIENGTVEVDQLLQKCETVTQDLQSKQEELTALKFALSEKQERKAVIENKLLAAKSAMENFSSKSHYWEEREFHARARVEACSKPLATKNEELMRLQMQKEEIDAAYLRARQSESDLRSSIDLQKSRFRDAETQRKETERVLFAIDNLDNSEAQVQRGMHFGKASELLKSEEERIKISSDLKQLREKLLVIQKQVSNFRKTSEALDTEIQSLEAGMKSELILLEEAKLGLEKAAKEKEMPSEMRQEGLGHLGKLLVEYQECIFKSDLKEGEIELCQEEIKQKTTNLEDLRLKRRIAVEKLNEMISEKRFNYQKVEEGLRDVEMSLSEAIIAAAK, encoded by the exons ATGAACAGAATGCCGGCAGTTTCAGAGCCGGGAAGCGCCATCAGAAGCAGGTTGAGGTTTCAGGAACTCTCATCGGGAGCCGAATCAGTGCCTATGGAGTTGGGAGGAAGGGATTCGGATGGCGATCGGGAGGCCCCCGTTGTGGCTGGGTCATCGGGCGAGGGATTTGAGCTTCAGGAGGATCCTTCTTTCTTGAAGGATAACAACGTTCAG GTTGTCATTCGGATTCGTCCTCTCAGCGACACCGAAATGTCACTTCAGGGAAACAATAAGTGTGTTAGGCAGGATAATTGCCAAACAATCACCTGGACTGGACACCCTGAGTCTCGGTTTACTTTTGATCTTGTTGCTGATGAGAATGTCAGCCAG GAGAAGTTATTTAAAGTAGCTGGAGTACCTATGGTTGAAAATTGCATGGCTGGCTATAACAGCTGTATGTTTGCCTATGGGCAA ACTGGGAGTGGGAAGACGCATACAATGTTAGGAGACATTGAAGGAGGCACCCGTAGGCATAGTGTTAATTGTGGGATGACGCCTCGGGTATTTGAATACCTGTTTTCGAGGATACAGAAG GAGAAGGATACACAAAGAGATGAAAAGCTACAATTTACTTGTAAATGCTCATTTTTGGAAATCTACAATGAACAGATTCTAGATCTTCTGGATCCATCCTCCGCCAATTTACAG ATACGAGAAGATGCACGAAAAGGGGTCTATGTGGAGAACTTGACAGAATTTGAGGTTTCAAGTGCTCGGGATGTTCTGCAACAACTTGTTCAG GGGGCTGCAAACAGAAAGGTAGCTTCCACAAACATGAACCGAGCAAGTAGTCGCTCTCACAGTGTTTTTACCTGTGTGATAGAAAGTAAG tGGGAATCCCAAGGAATAACTCATCACAGGTTTGCTCGTCTTAATCTTGTAGACCTTGCTGGTTCAGAGAG GCAAAAGAGCTCAGGTGCTGAAGGCGATCGACTTAAGGAAGCGACCAATATCAATAAATCACTTTCAACTCTAGG GCTTGTTATTATGAACCTAGTCAGCTCAAGCAAGAAGTCGTTGCATGTTCCTTACCGAGATTCAAAACTGACCTTCCTTCTTCAG GACTCTCTGGGAGGGAACTCTAAAACTACTATAATTGCAAATATAAGCCCTTCTAATTG CTGTGGTTTGGAAACATTAAGTACGCTAAAATTTGCACAGCGTGCAAAGTTCATAAGAAATAAT GCTATCATTAATGAGGATGCTTCTGGGGATGTGCTGACTTTACGGCTACAAATTCAACAGCTAAAG AAAGAGGTGAATCGTCTGAGAAATTTGGTCAATGATGTAAATGAGAATCAAGAATCTGAAAGCAAGACTGCTTGCTCTGCCGGATCACCAGGCATTTTTAAATGGGACGGAGGCCAGGGCTCATTTAGTCCACTCACATTTGATAAAAGGTTATCTCAG CGAAAAGAATATGAAGCAGTACTTGCTGCAGCTTTTAGAAGGGATCGAGAAAAAGAAGTTACATTGAAGGCAATGGCTGCTGAAAAGCAAGCTGCGGAGCAGCTG GCTACTCAAAGAACTGAAGAGGTACAAAGTCTTAAGATGAGGCTTCGGTTCCGCGAGGAGCGTATTAGAAGGTTGGAGGCAGTGGCATCTGGAAAGCTTGCAGCTGAAGCACATCTTTTgcaagaaaaggaagaaatctTGAAGGAAATTGAGGTTCTGCGTAATCAGGTTGATAGAAATCCAGAAGTAACTAGGTTTGCCATGGACAATTTGCGCTTGAAAGAAGAATTAAGAAG ATTGCAGTCATTTGTTGAAGAGGGTGAGAGAGAAATGATGAAAGAACAGATCACAGTTTTGCAAGATAAG TTACTGGAAGCACTAGATTGGAAACTTATGCATGAGAAAGAATCTGTACAG GACCTTACGCTAACTTGGGATTCTGCTGTAAATGAGGAAAATGAGCTCCTTCATTTGCAG GCTATTCAAAATCGAAGGGAAGTGGAGGCACTTCGTAAAAACTTAAATTTCTGCCTTGAGGCCAAAGAAAAATTGGAAAG GCGTGTGGATGATTTAGAATCTCAgcttgaagaaaagagaaagacaaCAAATGTTCCAGCTGAAGCAAGCCAGGAGCCAGAAATTACTGAGCCTAATTTTCCAGGAATAAATAGTTTATCTGATGACCAAATAGAGCTTAAAACAATGGTAGATGCCATTGCAATGGCTAGTCAGCGAGAGGCAGAAGCTCATGAGACTGCCATCATATTGGCCAAGGAAAATGAGGAAATCCGTATGAAATTGAAAGATCTCATAGAAGACAACAACAAACTCATTGAACTCTATGAGAGCACTGCAGCAGGATGTACAGGTAAGCTGGCTCAGGATACGGTTCAAGTTGAGAGCAATGAAGGCCAAAAGAACATTCGGGAAGAGTTCATCATGCATGATGATTCTAGCCATCAGAATCTTTGTTCGGATACTAGGGATGTCGGATACCTGGAGAACCAGCTCCGTGAGATGCATGAAGAGAATGAGAAACTGATGGTCTTATATGAGAATGCCATGCAGGAGAAGGATGAATTTAAAAGAATGTTCTTTTCTAATGAACTAATGAATGTTGAACCTAAAGAAGAGATTTGCTGCCCTGAAAAGCTTGTTGAAATGGATCAAGGAAATAATGATCAGAATCTTGGTCATGCTGAACCTGAGGAACATACCGAGCAGGTTGAAGCTTCAGAAGAAAAGCTTCAGTATGTCCAGACCAAGTTATGTGAGGCGCGACTTAAGCTAGTTACTTCAGCAGATGCTATTAGAGCTTCTGCATTAATTGAGAATGGAACTGTTGAAGTCGATCAGCTTCTGCAAAAATGTGAAACTGTAACTCAGGATCTTCAGTCAAAGCAAGAGGAGTTAACAGCTCTCAAGTTCGCCTTATCTGAAAAACAGGAAAGGAAAGCTGTTATCGAGAACAAGTTATTAGCCGCCAAATCAGCGATGGAGAATTTTTCATCCAAGTCTCATTATTGGGAGGAAAGAGAATTCCATGCCAGGGCAAGGGTAGAAGCATGTTCTAAACCTTTAGCAACCAAGAATGAAGAACTGATGAGACTTCAGATGCAGAAAGAAGAAATTGACGCTGCATATTTGAGAGCCCGGCAATCTGAATCTGACCTTCGAAGTAGCATTGACCTCCAAAAATCAAGATTTCGAGATGCTGAAACTCAGAGGAAAGAAACGGAAAGAGTACTATTTGCTATTGATAATCTGGACAATTCAGAAGCACAAGTTCAGAGAGGCATGCATTTTGGTAAGGCTTCTGAATTACTGAAGTCTGAAGAAGAGAGAATAAAGATATCATCTGACCTGAAACAGTTGAGAGAAAAACTTCTTGTCATCCAAAAGCAAGTTTCTAATTTTAGAAAGACATCAGAAGCATTGGATACTGAGATTCAAAGCCTTGAAGCGGGAATGAAGAGTGAACTAATCTTGCTTGAGGAAGCCAAACTAGGCCTAGAAAAGGCTgccaaagaaaaggaaatgccCTCAGAGATGAGACAAGAAGGCCTAGGTCACCTGGGAAAGTTATTAGTTGAATACCAGGAGTGCATTTTCAAATCAGATCTGAAGGAGGGAGAGATTGAACTCTGCCAAGAAGAGataaaacaaaagacaacaaacTTGGAGGACTTGAGATTGAAGCGAAGGATTGCAGTAGAGAAATTAAATGAGATGATCAGTGAAAAACGGTTTAATTATCAGAAAGTAGAGGAAGGCCTCAGAGATGTAGAGATGTCTCTGAGTGAAGCCATCATTGCTGCTGCAAAGTAA